A window of the Aspergillus flavus chromosome 6, complete sequence genome harbors these coding sequences:
- a CDS encoding putative glucan endo-1,3-beta-glucosidase btgC, which yields MSGPHRSFSFNQGDDGAGDAGDVSPIRSQEGHFMNSPPRHNDVSPVSARSQAMGSSPSSGFLSAHEHGDRGWGQNSGHTQAMRTNSTTPGMDNLGPAAVGGGISGIALGVANSHNRQSGIDAFRDTDGRNLPAERGYNTTGSDNPYVPTPPGGGSHGSAENLRPRDSYGSNVALGAAAAPAGQLTPGGSNPSQRSLFDSPYQGVGAMDAGPYQRQSAYSAAGDYPLVINPDEIADDGDDGFTPVPNGKSASSNARAIPAAAAGGAAGGGLFGLFKSKKADNPSYGPVPGAGLEAGEKSRWVKPTPGGGSRKRGWIVGLALAFIVVGAIVGGAVGGTLGNRENEAPDTTKSASSDTESNGDLNKDSSEIKDLMNNPDLHKVFPGMDYTPWGVQYPLCLKYPPSQNNVTRDVAVLSQLTNTVRLYGTDCNQTEMVLHAIDRLELKDMKVWLGVWIDSNDTTNDRQIKQLYKVLDDTKDISIFKGAIVGNEALYRAGNDIASAKKKLISYMDDVRNHFKEKNYDLPIATSDLGDNWKEDLVTATDLVMSNVHPFFAGVTAKEAAGWTWNFWNQNDVPLTKGTNKKQVISEVGWPSGGGNDCGSNNKCTDDTSGSVAGIDEMNQFMSDWICQALENGTDYFWFEAFDEPWKVQYNTKDENWEDKWGLMDAARKLKPGLKIPDCGGKTAA from the exons ATGTCCGGTCCCCACCGGTCATTCAGCTTCAACCAAGGTGATGATGGTGCGGGAGACGCAGGAGATGTTTCACCAATCCGTTCTCAAGAAGGACATTTCATGAACAGCCCTCCCCGGCACAACGACGTGTCCCCGGTTTCTGCCAGAAGCCAGGCGATGGGAAGCTCGCCTTCCAGCGGCTTCTTGTCGGCGCACGAGCACGGCGATCGGGGTTGGGGTCAGAATTCGGGGCATACGCAAGCGATGCGCACGAATTCAACAACGCCAGGAATGGACAATCTTGGCCCTGCCGCCGTGGGCGGTGGTATCAGTGGTATCGCCCTTGGCGTTGCCAACTCCCATAACCGTCAGAGTGGAATTGACGCTTTTAGGGACACAGACGGACGCAACCTGCCTGCTGAACGAGGCTACAACACCACCGGATCCGACAACCCATACGTTCCAACCCCCCCAGGCGGCGGATCGCACGGAAGCGCCGAGAACTTGCGGCCCCGAGACTCTTACGGTTCGAACGTTGCATTGGGTGCCGCTGCCGCTCCCGCAGGCCAGCTGACCCCCGGTGGCTCCAATCCGTCCCAACGCAGTTTATTTGATAGTCCGTATCAGGGTGTGGGAGCTATGGATGCGGGCCCATATCAACGACAGTCCGCCTACAGTGCTGCGGGCGACTATCCCCTTGTCATAAACCCTGATGAGATCGCcgatgatggggatgatggcTTCACGCCTGTCCCGAATGGCAAGTCTGCGAGTTCTAATGCAAGAGCAATTCCGGCAGCCGCCGCTGGGGGAGCTGCCGGGGGTGGGTTATTTGGCTTGTTCAAGTCGAAGAAAGCCGACAATCCGTCCTATGGGCCTGTGCCAGGGGCAGGATTGGAGGCTGGAGAAAAGAGCCGGTGGGTCAAACCTACACCCGGGGGAGGAAGTCGCAAACGTGGGTGGATTGTAGGCCTTGCCTTGGCCTTCATTGTTGTCGGGGCGATCGTCGGCGGCGCTGTCGGTGGTACTCTAGGAAatcgagaaaatgaagccCCGGATACTACAAAATCGGCGTCTAGCGATACCGAATCGAATGGCGATCTCAACAAAGACTCCTCGGAAATCAAAGATTTAATGAATAATCCCGACCTCCACAAAGTATTTCCGGGCATGGACTATACTCCCTGGGGCGTCCAGTATCCGCTTTGTCTTAAATATCCACCTTCGCAAAACAATGTCACTCGTGATGTGGCAGTGCTCTCACAGTTGACCAACACTGTCCGGCTCTACGGCACGGATTGCAATCAAACAGAGATGGTCTTACATGCTATTGACAGACTAGAATTGAAGGACATGAAGGTCTGGCTAGGAGTCTGGATCGACTCGAACGACACGACGAACGATCGACAGATCAAGCAACTATACAAGGTCCTGGACGATACGAAAGATATATCCATTTTCAAGGGAGCCATTGTCGGGAACGAAGCACTGTATCGGGCTGGTAATGATATCGCAAGCGCGAAAAAGAAGCTGATCTCGTATATGGATGATGTGAGGAATCActtcaaagagaaaaactACGACCTCCCCATAGCGACGTCCGACCTCGGCGACAACTGGAAGGAAGATCTCGTCACGGCCACAGATCTCGTGATGTCTAACGTGCACCCTTTCTTCGCGGGTGTTACGGCTAAGGAAGCTGCCGGCTGGACCTGGAATTTTTGGAACCAAAACGATGTCCCGCTAACGAAGGGCACAAATAAGAAGCAAGTCATATCTGAGGTGGGATGGCCAAGTGGTGGCGGTAATGATTGCGGTTCGAACAACAAGTGTACGGACGATACGTCCGGCTCCGTAGCTGGCATCGATGAAATGAACCAATTTATGTCGGATTGGATTTGCCAGGCATTGGAGAATGGCACAGATTACTTCTG GTTCGAGGCGTTCGATGAGCCGTGGAAGGTCCAGTATAAcaccaaggatgagaattgGGAAGATAAATGGGGCCTTATGGATGCCGCGCGCAAGTTGAAGCCAGGGCTCAAGATTCCTGATTGTGGCGGCAAGACAGCCGCATAA